A window of the Synechococcus sp. M16.1 genome harbors these coding sequences:
- the rbfA gene encoding 30S ribosome-binding factor RbfA — MAQGRRVERVAALIRKEISELMINGIRDERVHQGMVSITEVEVSGDLQHCKIFVSVFGEAQERDQVLEGLQAASGFLRGELGRRLQMRRAPEVVFQLDRGLERGTSVLGLLNRLEDERQQRGEIPPGSDQQPGSDEQPAR; from the coding sequence ATGGCACAGGGGCGTCGAGTGGAGCGGGTGGCCGCCCTGATCCGTAAAGAAATCAGCGAACTGATGATCAACGGCATCCGTGATGAACGGGTGCACCAAGGCATGGTGAGCATCACCGAAGTGGAGGTGTCCGGCGATCTGCAGCACTGCAAGATCTTCGTGAGCGTGTTTGGGGAAGCTCAGGAACGCGACCAGGTGCTCGAGGGGCTCCAGGCCGCCAGCGGCTTCCTGCGGGGAGAACTTGGGCGGCGGCTGCAGATGCGACGCGCCCCCGAAGTGGTGTTCCAGCTGGATCGGGGTCTGGAACGCGGCACCTCCGTTCTGGGACTGCTGAATCGCCTCGAAGACGAGCGGCAGCAGCGGGGCGAGATTCCACCCGGGAGTGATCAACAGCCAGGCAGTGATGAACAGCCGGCCCGCTAA
- a CDS encoding glutathione S-transferase family protein, producing MLELHQFRHSAFCLKVRMVLQAKGLSFRTVEVTPGVGQVAVFRLSGQRQVPVLVDGDQVIADSSAIALHLDQREPDPALIPTDPRQAAQVHLLEDWADTTLAMAGRSSLVQAAALDPELRVALLPDDLPDPVRSVMGVIPGGWVSNITELVNQKERTELLASLEQLATSVQTSPWLVGDSMTLADIAVAAQLSLLRFPSSAGSALAGKGVPGLSDHPKLQPLFQWRDQIELKLMERTLEEV from the coding sequence ATGTTGGAGCTGCATCAATTCCGCCATTCCGCGTTTTGTCTCAAGGTGCGGATGGTGTTGCAGGCCAAGGGGCTGAGTTTCCGCACCGTGGAGGTGACCCCCGGTGTCGGCCAGGTGGCTGTGTTCCGGCTGTCCGGCCAACGGCAGGTGCCCGTGCTGGTGGATGGGGATCAGGTCATTGCCGACTCCAGCGCCATTGCGCTGCATCTGGATCAGCGGGAGCCGGATCCTGCCCTGATTCCCACCGATCCGCGCCAGGCTGCCCAGGTGCATCTGCTGGAGGATTGGGCCGATACCACCCTGGCCATGGCAGGTCGCTCCTCTTTGGTGCAGGCCGCGGCACTGGACCCCGAGCTTCGGGTTGCTCTGCTGCCCGACGATCTGCCCGACCCCGTGCGTTCGGTGATGGGCGTGATCCCTGGCGGTTGGGTCAGCAATATCACTGAACTGGTCAACCAGAAGGAGCGCACCGAGCTGCTGGCCAGCCTGGAGCAGTTGGCCACATCCGTGCAGACCAGCCCTTGGTTGGTGGGCGACAGCATGACCCTGGCCGATATTGCCGTTGCCGCTCAGTTGTCGCTGCTTCGCTTCCCCTCTTCTGCGGGTTCGGCCCTGGCCGGCAAGGGCGTGCCTGGGCTGAGCGATCACCCCAAACTGCAGCCCCTGTTTCAGTGGCGCGACCAGATCGAACTCAAATTGATGGAGCGGACCCTGGAAGAGGTGTGA
- a CDS encoding DUF751 family protein, whose amino-acid sequence MREFFLNVSRYPRYLIAFTLGVMNSVAEPLAARRSNPVTAVALIGALISGGISLTLVLRAMVNSAPIA is encoded by the coding sequence ATGCGGGAGTTTTTCCTCAACGTCTCCCGTTACCCCCGTTACTTGATCGCCTTCACCCTCGGGGTGATGAACTCCGTCGCCGAACCCCTGGCCGCACGCCGGAGCAATCCCGTCACGGCCGTGGCCTTGATCGGTGCCTTGATCAGCGGTGGAATCAGCCTCACCTTGGTGCTGCGTGCCATGGTGAATTCAGCACCGATAGCGTGA
- a CDS encoding glycosyltransferase yields MLSLSMIVRDEEARLGECLRSVQGFADEMVVVDTGSTDATVAIAEAAGARVEQIPWPGDFAPARNQALEFLKGDWVLVLDADEQLRPEAIPALKALMAQPDVLVINLLRYEVGAAMAPYSSVSRLFRRHPSIRWSRPYHSKIDDSVRTLLDVEPQWRIADCSEPAILHDGYRPELLAGSDKADRLRQAMEADLQERPGDPYASAKLGGLLISEGKNEDAIPLLENGLKQCGSAGAERYELLLHLGLALTPSDPDKAVNCYRQALEIPLGTRVSLGARLNLAARLMDQGNLEEAISLTQTAAQRAPEVALAWYNLGLMQRRRGDLAAALEAYGRALSLDPNNAECHQNNAVAQLLGGNIDAARGSFIRAINLLQAQGNADAAKQLRERVEGVVKLDGEAVA; encoded by the coding sequence ATGCTCAGCCTCTCGATGATCGTGCGCGATGAAGAGGCGCGTCTCGGGGAGTGCCTGCGCTCCGTGCAGGGCTTCGCAGACGAGATGGTGGTGGTGGACACCGGCTCCACCGATGCGACGGTGGCCATCGCCGAAGCGGCCGGAGCCCGGGTTGAGCAGATTCCCTGGCCGGGTGACTTCGCCCCAGCCCGCAACCAGGCCCTGGAGTTTCTCAAGGGCGACTGGGTGCTGGTGCTGGACGCCGATGAACAACTGCGCCCCGAGGCCATCCCAGCCCTGAAGGCGTTGATGGCCCAGCCCGATGTGCTGGTGATCAACCTGCTGCGCTACGAGGTGGGGGCTGCCATGGCTCCCTATTCCAGCGTCAGTCGTCTGTTCCGCCGCCACCCCTCGATCCGGTGGAGCCGGCCCTACCACTCGAAGATCGACGACAGCGTTCGCACCCTGCTGGACGTCGAACCCCAATGGCGCATCGCCGATTGCAGTGAGCCGGCAATCCTCCATGACGGCTACCGACCGGAACTGCTGGCGGGCAGCGACAAGGCCGATCGGCTGCGGCAGGCCATGGAAGCTGATCTGCAGGAGCGTCCCGGTGATCCCTACGCCAGCGCCAAGCTCGGGGGGCTGTTGATCAGTGAGGGCAAGAACGAAGACGCCATTCCCTTGCTGGAAAACGGCCTGAAGCAGTGCGGTTCAGCCGGTGCCGAACGATATGAACTGCTGCTGCACCTGGGATTGGCCCTGACCCCCAGTGATCCCGACAAGGCGGTGAACTGCTACCGACAAGCCCTGGAGATTCCCCTAGGCACTCGGGTGAGTCTTGGAGCCCGCCTCAACCTGGCGGCTCGACTGATGGACCAGGGCAACCTGGAGGAAGCGATCAGCCTCACCCAAACCGCCGCCCAGCGGGCACCGGAAGTGGCCCTCGCCTGGTACAACCTGGGGCTGATGCAACGGAGGCGCGGCGACCTCGCCGCGGCCCTGGAGGCGTACGGGCGCGCCCTCAGCCTGGATCCCAACAACGCTGAGTGTCATCAAAACAATGCCGTGGCCCAGTTGTTGGGCGGCAACATCGACGCCGCTCGCGGCAGCTTCATCCGCGCCATCAACCTGCTTCAGGCTCAGGGAAACGCTGACGCTGCTAAGCAGCTGCGCGAAAGGGTGGAGGGGGTGGTGAAACTGGACGGGGAGGCTGTCGCTTGA
- a CDS encoding uroporphyrinogen-III synthase: MSQPLQSRTVVVTRAADQQGAARQLLEQRGATVLDLPALVIGPPDHWGPLDDALEDLESFHWLVFSSSNGVQAVEQRLQRLGRCLARRPASLKIAAVGRKTAQVLDDLGAAADFVPPSFVADSMIDHFPVSGWGLKMLLPRVQSGGRTLLADAFGEAGVRVVEVAAYESGCPATMPEPTATALEEGDVDAIAFSSGKTAEHTAQLLEQRFGPGWAERLEGVKLVSIGPQTSRSCRQCFGRVDAEADPHDLEGLAEACAQAMQKGS; encoded by the coding sequence TTGAGCCAGCCCTTGCAAAGCCGAACGGTGGTCGTCACCCGCGCGGCCGACCAGCAGGGAGCCGCGCGCCAGCTGCTGGAGCAGCGGGGGGCGACGGTGCTGGATCTCCCTGCCCTTGTGATCGGACCACCCGACCACTGGGGTCCTCTGGATGACGCCCTCGAGGACTTGGAGAGCTTTCACTGGCTGGTGTTCTCCAGTTCCAATGGCGTGCAGGCCGTGGAACAGCGGCTGCAACGCCTTGGCCGTTGCCTGGCCAGACGCCCCGCCAGTCTCAAGATTGCCGCGGTGGGCCGCAAAACGGCGCAGGTGCTGGACGACCTTGGGGCGGCCGCTGATTTCGTGCCTCCAAGCTTCGTGGCCGACAGCATGATCGATCACTTCCCGGTGTCGGGCTGGGGTCTCAAGATGCTCCTTCCACGGGTGCAGAGCGGTGGTCGCACTCTGCTGGCGGACGCCTTCGGTGAAGCCGGGGTGCGGGTGGTGGAAGTGGCGGCCTATGAGTCCGGCTGCCCCGCCACGATGCCGGAGCCAACAGCGACCGCCCTGGAGGAAGGTGACGTTGATGCCATCGCCTTCAGCAGCGGCAAGACAGCGGAGCACACCGCGCAGCTGCTGGAACAGCGCTTCGGCCCAGGCTGGGCTGAACGGTTGGAGGGGGTGAAGCTGGTTTCAATCGGCCCTCAGACCAGCCGCAGCTGCCGCCAATGCTTCGGCCGGGTGGATGCTGAGGCCGACCCCCACGATCTCGAAGGGTTAGCCGAAGCCTGCGCTCAGGCGATGCAGAAGGGATCCTGA
- a CDS encoding glycoside hydrolase family 3 N-terminal domain-containing protein, with protein sequence MNSRPANSLRRRVAELLVVRASGHLSDQQRHYPQWELPNSELQRLLRDGVGGVILLGGSAVELQQRTQQLQGWSEQRLLVCADVEEGVGQRFEGASWLVPPLALGRLHQREPELALDLSERYGRCTGEQARRCGLNWVLGPVCDVNNNPANPVINVRAWGEDPNTASALAVAFQRGLKQAGVLGCAKHFPGHGDTSSDSHLDLPVMPHSRERLEQIELPPFQAAIAAGVESVMTAHLVLPELDPQQPATLSKAVLTDLLRRQMRFNGLVVTDALVMEAISARHGAAEAAVLAFEAGADLILMPADADAAIDGLCDGFSSGRLCLERLDESLQRRAHALASIPTSTATGPIVSADEQALEAELVRHSITVGEAKVLPQAGINLVRVDAMVPSAAALSGWSPALRTPEAQGFRSIVLHGEGLSPWSGQADAPLAMDRLGDGAVLLQLFLRGNPFRAGRDAQEPWAAAIQQLIALNRLVGVVVYGSPYLWDSLKPLLPNSCPAAYSAGQMQEAQRQVLTKLFPSATPTGNSGAFTD encoded by the coding sequence ATGAACAGCCGGCCCGCTAACAGCCTGCGGCGCCGCGTAGCGGAACTGCTGGTGGTGCGAGCCAGTGGTCATCTGAGCGACCAACAGCGTCACTACCCGCAGTGGGAGCTTCCAAACAGCGAACTGCAGCGCCTGCTGCGGGACGGTGTTGGTGGCGTGATCCTGCTAGGGGGCAGCGCTGTTGAGCTGCAACAACGCACCCAGCAACTGCAGGGCTGGAGTGAGCAGCGGTTGCTGGTCTGCGCGGACGTTGAAGAGGGCGTTGGCCAGCGCTTCGAAGGGGCCAGCTGGCTGGTGCCGCCCCTGGCCCTCGGGCGACTCCACCAGCGGGAGCCCGAGCTGGCCCTGGATTTGAGTGAGCGCTATGGCCGCTGCACCGGCGAACAGGCCCGCCGCTGTGGCCTGAACTGGGTGTTGGGGCCGGTGTGCGACGTCAACAACAACCCCGCCAACCCTGTGATCAATGTGCGGGCTTGGGGCGAAGATCCCAACACTGCCAGTGCCCTGGCGGTGGCGTTCCAGCGGGGGCTCAAGCAAGCGGGGGTGCTCGGATGCGCCAAGCACTTTCCCGGCCATGGCGACACCAGCAGCGACTCCCATCTGGACCTGCCGGTGATGCCCCACAGCCGCGAACGGCTGGAGCAGATCGAACTTCCGCCCTTTCAGGCCGCCATTGCCGCCGGCGTGGAGAGCGTGATGACGGCCCATCTGGTGCTGCCGGAATTGGATCCGCAGCAGCCCGCCACCCTCTCCAAAGCCGTGCTCACCGATTTGCTGCGGCGCCAGATGAGGTTCAACGGGCTGGTGGTAACCGATGCCCTTGTGATGGAAGCGATCAGCGCACGGCACGGCGCCGCCGAAGCAGCTGTGCTGGCCTTTGAAGCCGGGGCCGACCTGATCCTGATGCCGGCGGATGCGGATGCCGCCATCGATGGTCTCTGCGACGGTTTCAGCAGTGGAAGGCTGTGCCTCGAGCGGTTGGACGAGAGCCTGCAGCGCCGGGCCCACGCCCTGGCATCAATCCCCACCAGCACAGCTACAGGTCCGATCGTCAGCGCAGACGAGCAAGCCCTTGAGGCTGAGCTGGTGCGCCACAGCATCACGGTCGGCGAGGCAAAGGTTCTCCCACAAGCAGGAATCAACCTGGTGCGGGTGGATGCCATGGTGCCCAGCGCAGCCGCCCTCAGCGGCTGGTCCCCGGCCCTGCGCACTCCTGAAGCACAAGGATTTCGCTCAATCGTGCTTCATGGCGAAGGGCTATCGCCCTGGAGCGGCCAAGCGGACGCTCCCCTGGCGATGGACCGCCTCGGCGATGGAGCGGTGCTGCTGCAGCTGTTCCTGCGAGGCAACCCCTTCCGCGCCGGACGGGATGCCCAAGAACCCTGGGCCGCAGCGATCCAGCAACTGATCGCCCTCAACCGGCTGGTCGGAGTCGTGGTCTACGGCAGCCCTTACCTCTGGGACAGCCTGAAGCCCCTTCTGCCGAACAGTTGCCCTGCCGCCTATTCCGCCGGCCAAATGCAGGAAGCCCAACGCCAGGTGCTCACCAAACTGTTCCCCAGCGCGACGCCGACCGGCAACAGCGGTGCGTTCACCGACTGA